Proteins from a genomic interval of Syngnathoides biaculeatus isolate LvHL_M chromosome 23, ASM1980259v1, whole genome shotgun sequence:
- the cmtr1 gene encoding cap-specific mRNA (nucleoside-2'-O-)-methyltransferase 1 isoform X2 has product MMKRRADASPVLAAKRHRADSSSDEESRQDSSQNESLSDQEEHRAGFSMPSVPVCAGDADSPPHNSKFSMYNSVSQKLMAKMGFREGEGLGKFGQGRKEIVEASTQRGRRGLGLTLQGFQGELNVDWRDEPEPSATEKVDWFPECTTEIPDADELRDWMAVGPRKMKIEDETEFCTEDLLHTLLRCKTVFDDLEGEEMRRARTRSNPYETIRGGIFLNRAAMKMANIDHCFDHMFTDPKSSDGKPLTHDNASELLYFGDVCAGPGGFSEYVLWKRRWHAKGFGMTLRGPCDFKLEDFYAAPSELFEPYYGEGGVDGDGDITRPENVTAFRNFVLDSTEGRGLHFLMADGGFSVEGQENLQEILTKQLLLCQFLTALSTLRTGGHFVCKTFDLFTPFSVGLVYLLYLCFDRVSLFKPVTSRPANSERYVVCRGLKPGSDAVREYMFRVNLKLKQLRGTDSDVTDVVPLSIVKEDADFYHFTVNSNESLCAVQIKALAKIHAFVLDPTLAESRQADVRKNCLKLWGVPDKARVTPASSDPRSKFYELVKNPDMEMFKSSITPLNSRTLEKLRHVLDHRCIVGGGEQIFLLTLGKSQIYTWDGKMPLRWRKLENFKLELPRDSLLSVEIVQELKGEGKAQRRINAVHVMDALILNGTDVRDLHFNKRIEMAEKFVKAVAKPSRPDMNPIRVKEVYRLEEMEKIFVRLEMKVTKSSGGVPRLSYTGRDDRHFLPSGLYIIKTTNEPWMMAYSKTAKRKYFFHKLNRESVFDTPPDAASPFHVCHAVRLFWAWEDGVMVHDSQTRVDPNKLSKDDVLAFIHHNL; this is encoded by the exons ATGATGAAAAGACGAGCGGACGCCTCTCCCGTGCTTGCTGCAAAGAGGCACCGTGCTGACAGCAGCTCCGATGAAGAGTCCAGACAAG ACTCCAGCCAGAATGAGTCTCTCAGCGACCAGGAAGAGCACCGAGCCGGCTTCTCCATGCCGTCCGTACCGGTCTGCGCCGGGGACGCGGACTCGCCCCCGCACAACTCCAAGTTCTCCATGTACAACAGCGTGTCACAGAAGCTCATG GCCAAGATGGGCTTCCGCGAGGGCGAAGGTCTGGGCAAGTTCGGCCAGGGACGCAAGGAGATCGTGGAGGCGTCGACTCAGCGGGGGAGGCGGGGCCTGGGCCTCACGCTGCAGGGCTTCCAGGGGGAGCTCAACGTCGATTGGCGAGATGAACCCGAG CCCAGCGCCACAGAGAAAGTGGACTGGttcccagaatgcaccacagaaATTCCCGACGCAGATGAGCTGAGGGACTGGATGGCAGTGGGGCCA AGAAAAATGAAGATCGAAGACGAAACTGAGTTTTGCACTGAAGACCTCCTGCACACACTTCTCAGGTGCAAG ACGGTGTTTGACGACCTGGAGGGCGAGGAGATGAGACGAGCGCGCACTCGTTCCAACCCCTACGAGACCATCCGAGGCGGCATCTTCCTCAACAG AGCGGCGATGAAAATGGCCAACATCGACCACTGCTTCGACCACATGTTCACCGACCCGAAATCTTCCGACGGG AAGCCTCTGACGCACGACAACGCCAGCGAACTTCTGTACTTCGGCGACGTGTGCGCCGGGCCCGGCGGCTTTTCCGAGTACGTCCTGTGGAAGCGACGCTGGCACGCCAAAGGCTTCGGAATGACGCTGAGGGGGCCGTGCGACTTCAAACTAGAGGATTTCTACGCCGCGCCCAGCGAGCTGTTCGAGCCCTACTACG GCGAAGGAGGCGTGGACGGCGACGGCGACATCACCCGGCCGGAGAACGTGACGGCCTTCCGGAACTTTGTGTTGGACAGCACCGAGGGAAGGGGGCTGCACTTCCTCATGGCGGACGGG GGCTTCTCCGTGGAAGGCCAAGAGAACCTTCAGGAGATTCTGACCAAGCAGTTGCTGCTCTGCCAGTTCCTCACCGCGCTGTCCACGCTCAGGACAG GCggccattttgtgtgtaaaacctttgacctcttcaCGCCTTTCAGCGTGGGTCTGGTCTACCTGCTGTACCTCTGCTTCGATCGGGTCTCGCTCTTCAAACCCGTGACCAGCCGCCCCGCCAACTCCGAGAG GTACGTGGTGTGCCGAGGTTTGAAGCCGGGCTCGGACGCCGTCAGGGAGTACATGTTCCGGGTCAACCTGAAGCTCAAGCAGCTGCGGGGCACGGACTCGGACGTGACGGACGTGGTCCCTCTCAGCATCGTCAAGGAGGACGCCGACTTCTACCACTTCACGGTCAACTCCAACGAGAG CCTGTGCGCCGTCCAGATCAAAGCCCTGGCCAAGATCCACGCCTTCGTTTTAGACCC GACGCTCGCTGAGTCGAGGCAAGCCGACGTGCGCAAGAATTGTCTCAAGCTGTGGGGG GTGCCCGACAAGGCCAGGGTCACGCCGGCGTCCTCGGACCCGAGGTCCAAATTCTACGAACTGGTCAAG AATCCCGACATGGAAATGTTCAAAAGCAGCATCACGCCGCTCAACTCCCGCACGCTCGAAAAGCTGCGGCACGTCCTGGACCACCGTTGCATCGTGGGAGGCGGCGAGCAGATCTTCCTTCTGACTCTGGGC AAGTCTCAGATTTACACGTGGGACGGAAAGATGCCGTTACGGTGGCGGAAGCTGGAGAACTTCAAGCTGGAGCTGCCCAGAGATTCTTTGCTGAGTGTGGAGATCGTGCAGGAGCTCAAAGGCGAG GGCAAAGCGCAGCGGCGGATCAACGCCGTGCACGTGATGGACGCGCTCATTCTGAACGGCACCGACGTCAGAGATCTGCACTTCAACAAGCG GATCGAGATGGCAGAGAAGTTTGTGAAGGCGGTGGCCAAGCCCAGCAGACCCGACATGAACCCCATCAG AGTGAAGGAAGTTTACAGGCTGGAGGAGATGGAGAAGATCTTTGTCAG ACTGGAAATGAAGGTGACTAAAAGTTCTGGCGGAGTCCCACGTCTGTCTTACACCGGCCGAGACGACCGCCACTTCCTCCCCAGCGGACTCTACATCATCAAGACCACCAACG AGCCGTGGATGATGGCGTACAGCAAAACCGCCAAGAGGAAGTACTTCTTTCACAAGCTCAACAGGGAGTCCGTCTTTGACACGCCGCCCGACGCCGCGTCCCCTTTCCA CGTGTGCCACGCCGTCCGCCTGTTCTGGGCCTGGGAGGACGGCGTCATGGTGCACGACTCTCAGACGCGCGTGGACCCCAACAAGCTGTCCAAAGACGACGTGCTGGCGTTCATCCACCACAACCTCTAG
- the cmtr1 gene encoding cap-specific mRNA (nucleoside-2'-O-)-methyltransferase 1 isoform X1, producing MSFATQLRIARFGCQRRISAIQNTAVMMKRRADASPVLAAKRHRADSSSDEESRQDSSQNESLSDQEEHRAGFSMPSVPVCAGDADSPPHNSKFSMYNSVSQKLMAKMGFREGEGLGKFGQGRKEIVEASTQRGRRGLGLTLQGFQGELNVDWRDEPEPSATEKVDWFPECTTEIPDADELRDWMAVGPRKMKIEDETEFCTEDLLHTLLRCKTVFDDLEGEEMRRARTRSNPYETIRGGIFLNRAAMKMANIDHCFDHMFTDPKSSDGKPLTHDNASELLYFGDVCAGPGGFSEYVLWKRRWHAKGFGMTLRGPCDFKLEDFYAAPSELFEPYYGEGGVDGDGDITRPENVTAFRNFVLDSTEGRGLHFLMADGGFSVEGQENLQEILTKQLLLCQFLTALSTLRTGGHFVCKTFDLFTPFSVGLVYLLYLCFDRVSLFKPVTSRPANSERYVVCRGLKPGSDAVREYMFRVNLKLKQLRGTDSDVTDVVPLSIVKEDADFYHFTVNSNESLCAVQIKALAKIHAFVLDPTLAESRQADVRKNCLKLWGVPDKARVTPASSDPRSKFYELVKNPDMEMFKSSITPLNSRTLEKLRHVLDHRCIVGGGEQIFLLTLGKSQIYTWDGKMPLRWRKLENFKLELPRDSLLSVEIVQELKGEGKAQRRINAVHVMDALILNGTDVRDLHFNKRIEMAEKFVKAVAKPSRPDMNPIRVKEVYRLEEMEKIFVRLEMKVTKSSGGVPRLSYTGRDDRHFLPSGLYIIKTTNEPWMMAYSKTAKRKYFFHKLNRESVFDTPPDAASPFHVCHAVRLFWAWEDGVMVHDSQTRVDPNKLSKDDVLAFIHHNL from the exons ATGTCTTTTGCCACACAGCTCAGGATCGCCAGATTTGGATGCCAAAGAAGGATTAGTGCAATCCAGAACACAG CAGTCATGATGAAAAGACGAGCGGACGCCTCTCCCGTGCTTGCTGCAAAGAGGCACCGTGCTGACAGCAGCTCCGATGAAGAGTCCAGACAAG ACTCCAGCCAGAATGAGTCTCTCAGCGACCAGGAAGAGCACCGAGCCGGCTTCTCCATGCCGTCCGTACCGGTCTGCGCCGGGGACGCGGACTCGCCCCCGCACAACTCCAAGTTCTCCATGTACAACAGCGTGTCACAGAAGCTCATG GCCAAGATGGGCTTCCGCGAGGGCGAAGGTCTGGGCAAGTTCGGCCAGGGACGCAAGGAGATCGTGGAGGCGTCGACTCAGCGGGGGAGGCGGGGCCTGGGCCTCACGCTGCAGGGCTTCCAGGGGGAGCTCAACGTCGATTGGCGAGATGAACCCGAG CCCAGCGCCACAGAGAAAGTGGACTGGttcccagaatgcaccacagaaATTCCCGACGCAGATGAGCTGAGGGACTGGATGGCAGTGGGGCCA AGAAAAATGAAGATCGAAGACGAAACTGAGTTTTGCACTGAAGACCTCCTGCACACACTTCTCAGGTGCAAG ACGGTGTTTGACGACCTGGAGGGCGAGGAGATGAGACGAGCGCGCACTCGTTCCAACCCCTACGAGACCATCCGAGGCGGCATCTTCCTCAACAG AGCGGCGATGAAAATGGCCAACATCGACCACTGCTTCGACCACATGTTCACCGACCCGAAATCTTCCGACGGG AAGCCTCTGACGCACGACAACGCCAGCGAACTTCTGTACTTCGGCGACGTGTGCGCCGGGCCCGGCGGCTTTTCCGAGTACGTCCTGTGGAAGCGACGCTGGCACGCCAAAGGCTTCGGAATGACGCTGAGGGGGCCGTGCGACTTCAAACTAGAGGATTTCTACGCCGCGCCCAGCGAGCTGTTCGAGCCCTACTACG GCGAAGGAGGCGTGGACGGCGACGGCGACATCACCCGGCCGGAGAACGTGACGGCCTTCCGGAACTTTGTGTTGGACAGCACCGAGGGAAGGGGGCTGCACTTCCTCATGGCGGACGGG GGCTTCTCCGTGGAAGGCCAAGAGAACCTTCAGGAGATTCTGACCAAGCAGTTGCTGCTCTGCCAGTTCCTCACCGCGCTGTCCACGCTCAGGACAG GCggccattttgtgtgtaaaacctttgacctcttcaCGCCTTTCAGCGTGGGTCTGGTCTACCTGCTGTACCTCTGCTTCGATCGGGTCTCGCTCTTCAAACCCGTGACCAGCCGCCCCGCCAACTCCGAGAG GTACGTGGTGTGCCGAGGTTTGAAGCCGGGCTCGGACGCCGTCAGGGAGTACATGTTCCGGGTCAACCTGAAGCTCAAGCAGCTGCGGGGCACGGACTCGGACGTGACGGACGTGGTCCCTCTCAGCATCGTCAAGGAGGACGCCGACTTCTACCACTTCACGGTCAACTCCAACGAGAG CCTGTGCGCCGTCCAGATCAAAGCCCTGGCCAAGATCCACGCCTTCGTTTTAGACCC GACGCTCGCTGAGTCGAGGCAAGCCGACGTGCGCAAGAATTGTCTCAAGCTGTGGGGG GTGCCCGACAAGGCCAGGGTCACGCCGGCGTCCTCGGACCCGAGGTCCAAATTCTACGAACTGGTCAAG AATCCCGACATGGAAATGTTCAAAAGCAGCATCACGCCGCTCAACTCCCGCACGCTCGAAAAGCTGCGGCACGTCCTGGACCACCGTTGCATCGTGGGAGGCGGCGAGCAGATCTTCCTTCTGACTCTGGGC AAGTCTCAGATTTACACGTGGGACGGAAAGATGCCGTTACGGTGGCGGAAGCTGGAGAACTTCAAGCTGGAGCTGCCCAGAGATTCTTTGCTGAGTGTGGAGATCGTGCAGGAGCTCAAAGGCGAG GGCAAAGCGCAGCGGCGGATCAACGCCGTGCACGTGATGGACGCGCTCATTCTGAACGGCACCGACGTCAGAGATCTGCACTTCAACAAGCG GATCGAGATGGCAGAGAAGTTTGTGAAGGCGGTGGCCAAGCCCAGCAGACCCGACATGAACCCCATCAG AGTGAAGGAAGTTTACAGGCTGGAGGAGATGGAGAAGATCTTTGTCAG ACTGGAAATGAAGGTGACTAAAAGTTCTGGCGGAGTCCCACGTCTGTCTTACACCGGCCGAGACGACCGCCACTTCCTCCCCAGCGGACTCTACATCATCAAGACCACCAACG AGCCGTGGATGATGGCGTACAGCAAAACCGCCAAGAGGAAGTACTTCTTTCACAAGCTCAACAGGGAGTCCGTCTTTGACACGCCGCCCGACGCCGCGTCCCCTTTCCA CGTGTGCCACGCCGTCCGCCTGTTCTGGGCCTGGGAGGACGGCGTCATGGTGCACGACTCTCAGACGCGCGTGGACCCCAACAAGCTGTCCAAAGACGACGTGCTGGCGTTCATCCACCACAACCTCTAG